One Alphaproteobacteria bacterium HT1-32 genomic region harbors:
- the rpoB gene encoding DNA-directed RNA polymerase subunit beta has protein sequence MAKSFTGRKRIRKDFGQIRAVAEMPNLIEVQKQSYDGFMKLGASEQERIESGLQQVFKSVFPIQDFSERGRLEFVSYDLEEPKYDVEECQQRGMTYAAPLKVTLRLLVWDIDEDTGAKSVRDIKEQDVYMGDMPLMTGNGTFVVNGTERVIVSQMHRSPGVFFDHDKGKTHSSGKYLFAARVIPYRGSWLDFEFDAKDLTFVRIDRRRKLPVTTLLLALDSDESIAYREKCAEEGVPVDPALITGMTPEDILKYFYEHSHVERSGDGWKTDLNAERLIGVKLVKDLVDANTGDVIVEAGQKLTRRIVKKLEEDKVTERFVSNEDLIGDYLALDVIDPQTGEVYADAGDEITEEMLEMFEENKIVSFATLAIDHLNVGPYIRNTLASDKNTSRDEALVDIYRVMRPGEPPTLETAENLFRGLFFDSERYDLSAVGRVKMNARLNFTTDDTVRVLRKEDILAVVKILVGLKDGKGEIDDIDHLGNRRVRSVGELMENQYRVGLLRMERAIRERMGSVDIDTVMPHDLINAKPAAAAVREFFGSSQLSQFMDQTNPLSEITHKRRLSALGPGGLTRERAGFEVRDVHPTHYGRICPIETPEGPNIGLINSLATFARVNKYGFIESPYRRVVDGHATDEVIYMTAMDEGHYTVAQANAEMDDKGKLLEDLVSCRTRGDYHLALPADIDFIDVSPKQLVSVAAALIPFLENDDANRALMGSNMQRQAVPLLQAQAPLVGTGMERAVAHDSGASIVARRSGLVDQVDATRIVIRATEETKADASGVDIYNLRKFQRSNQNTCINQRPLVRVGDRVTAGEIIGDGPSTDLGDLALGRNVLVAFMPWNGYNFEDSILISERIVRDDVFTSIHIEEFEVMARDTKLGQEDITRDIPNVGEEALKNLDEAGIVYIGAEVNPGDILVGKVTPKGESPMTPEEKLLRAIFGEKASDVRDTSLRLPPGVAGTIVEVRVFSRRGVDKDERAMAIERAEIERLAKDRDDERIILERSFFGRLKDLLMGHKTVSGPKGIKVGAAVTEALLGDFTPGQWRQIVVEDDGRMGEIEALKATFDASIKLLEARFDNKVEKLQRGDELPPGVMKMVKVFVAVKRKLQPGDKMAGRHGNKGVISRIMPIEDMPYLEDGTQVDIVLNPLGVPSRMNVGQILETHLGWACAGLGRQVAEALRAAKSNSAGMKTLKAKLKDVYGEKVYTTEIETLEDYEIFDLANNISDGVPIATPVFDGAREPDIVEMLEKAGLSSSGQVTLVDGRTGEPFDRQVTVGYIYMLKLHHLVDDKIHARSIGPYSLVTQQPLGGKAQFGGQRFGEMEVWALEAYGAAYTLQEMLTVKSDDVSGRTKVYEAIVRGDDTFEAGIPESFNVLVKELRSLGLNVELEQRNF, from the coding sequence ATGGCAAAGTCGTTCACAGGTCGGAAACGTATCCGCAAAGACTTCGGACAGATCCGTGCAGTAGCAGAAATGCCGAACCTCATTGAGGTTCAGAAGCAGTCATATGATGGCTTCATGAAGCTGGGCGCATCCGAACAGGAGCGGATTGAATCCGGACTTCAGCAGGTGTTCAAGTCGGTTTTCCCGATTCAGGACTTCTCCGAGCGAGGCCGTCTGGAGTTCGTGAGTTACGATCTCGAAGAACCAAAATACGACGTTGAAGAGTGCCAGCAGCGGGGCATGACCTATGCCGCACCGTTAAAGGTGACACTCCGTCTTCTGGTTTGGGACATCGACGAAGATACAGGCGCCAAGTCGGTCCGCGATATCAAGGAACAGGACGTCTACATGGGCGATATGCCCCTGATGACGGGTAACGGTACCTTCGTGGTCAACGGCACCGAGCGGGTGATCGTCAGCCAGATGCACCGTTCACCGGGCGTGTTCTTCGATCACGACAAGGGCAAGACCCATTCGTCGGGTAAATATCTCTTTGCTGCACGGGTGATTCCGTACCGTGGCTCCTGGCTGGATTTCGAATTCGATGCCAAGGACCTGACCTTCGTACGTATCGACCGTCGGCGGAAACTGCCGGTCACCACGCTGCTGCTGGCACTGGATAGTGATGAATCCATCGCTTATCGCGAGAAGTGCGCAGAAGAAGGCGTGCCGGTTGATCCGGCACTGATCACCGGCATGACGCCGGAAGACATCCTCAAATATTTCTACGAGCACTCGCATGTCGAGCGCAGCGGGGATGGCTGGAAAACCGACCTGAACGCTGAGCGCCTGATCGGTGTTAAGCTGGTCAAGGATCTGGTTGATGCTAACACCGGTGATGTGATTGTCGAAGCCGGTCAGAAGCTGACCCGCCGCATCGTCAAGAAGCTGGAAGAGGACAAGGTCACCGAACGGTTTGTCAGCAATGAAGACCTGATCGGTGATTATCTGGCGCTCGACGTGATCGATCCGCAGACCGGTGAAGTCTATGCCGATGCCGGTGACGAGATCACCGAAGAAATGCTCGAGATGTTCGAAGAGAACAAGATCGTGTCCTTCGCAACGCTTGCGATCGACCATCTCAATGTCGGACCGTACATTCGTAACACCCTGGCGTCGGACAAGAACACCAGCCGTGACGAAGCACTGGTCGATATCTACCGTGTGATGCGCCCGGGCGAGCCGCCGACGCTGGAGACGGCAGAAAACCTGTTCCGTGGTCTGTTCTTTGATTCAGAACGCTATGACCTGAGTGCGGTTGGCCGGGTAAAGATGAATGCCCGCCTGAATTTCACGACCGATGATACGGTACGTGTGCTGCGCAAAGAAGACATTCTGGCGGTCGTCAAGATCCTCGTTGGTCTGAAGGACGGCAAGGGTGAGATCGACGATATTGACCATCTCGGCAACCGGCGTGTTCGTTCGGTCGGCGAACTGATGGAAAACCAGTATCGCGTTGGCCTGCTTCGTATGGAGCGCGCTATTCGTGAGCGTATGGGTTCCGTCGATATCGACACCGTCATGCCGCATGACCTGATCAATGCGAAGCCGGCTGCTGCTGCGGTTCGCGAATTTTTCGGTTCATCGCAGCTCAGCCAGTTCATGGATCAGACCAACCCGCTGTCGGAAATTACCCACAAGCGTCGCCTTTCGGCGCTTGGCCCGGGTGGTCTGACACGCGAGCGGGCCGGCTTTGAAGTCCGTGACGTGCATCCGACCCATTACGGTCGTATCTGCCCGATTGAAACGCCGGAAGGCCCGAATATCGGTCTGATCAACTCGCTGGCTACTTTTGCCCGCGTCAACAAATACGGCTTCATTGAAAGCCCGTATCGCCGGGTGGTCGATGGCCATGCAACCGACGAAGTCATCTACATGACGGCGATGGATGAGGGCCATTATACGGTCGCTCAGGCCAATGCTGAAATGGATGACAAGGGCAAGCTGCTTGAAGATCTGGTCAGCTGCCGGACACGGGGCGATTACCATCTCGCACTGCCTGCTGATATCGACTTCATCGACGTGTCTCCGAAACAGCTCGTTTCGGTTGCTGCGGCGCTTATCCCGTTCCTGGAGAACGATGACGCCAACCGCGCGCTGATGGGATCGAACATGCAGCGGCAGGCTGTGCCGCTGCTTCAGGCTCAGGCGCCGCTCGTCGGTACCGGCATGGAGCGGGCTGTTGCTCATGACTCCGGGGCGTCGATTGTTGCGCGCCGGTCGGGTCTGGTCGATCAGGTGGATGCCACCCGTATCGTTATCCGGGCAACGGAAGAGACCAAAGCCGATGCGTCGGGCGTGGATATCTACAATCTGCGCAAGTTCCAGCGTTCGAACCAGAACACCTGCATCAACCAGCGTCCGCTGGTTCGCGTAGGCGACCGGGTGACTGCTGGCGAGATCATCGGTGACGGTCCGTCAACGGATCTCGGTGATCTGGCCCTTGGCCGTAACGTGCTGGTCGCGTTCATGCCGTGGAATGGCTACAACTTCGAAGATTCGATCCTGATCTCGGAACGTATCGTGCGTGATGACGTCTTTACCTCGATCCATATCGAGGAATTCGAGGTCATGGCCCGTGATACGAAGCTCGGTCAGGAAGATATCACCCGTGATATCCCGAATGTCGGTGAAGAAGCCCTGAAAAACCTCGATGAAGCCGGGATCGTTTATATCGGTGCCGAGGTTAATCCGGGTGACATTCTTGTCGGTAAGGTGACGCCGAAGGGCGAATCACCGATGACGCCGGAAGAAAAACTGCTGCGGGCGATCTTTGGTGAAAAAGCCAGTGACGTACGTGACACCTCCCTGCGCCTGCCGCCGGGTGTTGCCGGTACGATTGTCGAGGTGCGGGTGTTCTCGCGCCGCGGCGTCGACAAGGACGAACGTGCGATGGCCATCGAGCGGGCGGAAATTGAACGCCTCGCAAAAGACCGTGATGATGAGCGGATCATTCTGGAGCGCAGCTTCTTTGGCCGCCTGAAAGACCTGCTGATGGGCCACAAGACCGTTTCCGGTCCGAAGGGTATCAAGGTTGGTGCGGCGGTTACAGAAGCGTTGCTGGGCGATTTCACGCCTGGTCAGTGGCGCCAGATCGTGGTCGAGGATGACGGCCGGATGGGTGAAATCGAAGCGCTCAAGGCGACCTTCGATGCCTCCATCAAGCTGCTCGAAGCACGCTTCGACAACAAGGTTGAGAAGTTGCAGCGTGGCGACGAGCTGCCGCCGGGCGTCATGAAGATGGTCAAGGTGTTCGTTGCCGTGAAGCGCAAGCTTCAGCCGGGCGATAAAATGGCCGGTCGTCACGGGAATAAGGGTGTCATTTCGCGCATCATGCCGATTGAAGACATGCCGTACCTTGAAGATGGAACGCAGGTCGATATTGTCCTGAACCCGCTGGGTGTGCCGTCACGAATGAATGTCGGGCAGATTCTCGAAACCCATCTCGGATGGGCCTGTGCCGGTCTCGGCCGCCAGGTTGCGGAAGCCCTGCGCGCCGCAAAGAGCAATTCAGCCGGCATGAAGACGCTGAAGGCGAAGCTCAAGGATGTCTATGGCGAGAAGGTCTACACGACCGAGATCGAGACTCTTGAAGATTATGAAATCTTCGACCTTGCCAATAACATCTCTGACGGCGTTCCGATTGCGACGCCGGTGTTTGATGGTGCCCGCGAACCGGACATCGTTGAAATGCTGGAGAAGGCAGGCTTGTCGAGTTCCGGTCAGGTAACCCTGGTTGATGGCCGGACGGGTGAACCGTTCGATCGTCAGGTTACAGTCGGCTACATCTATATGCTGAAGCTGCATCACCTGGTTGATGACAAGATCCATGCCCGGTCGATTGGCCCGTACAGCCTCGTTACCCAGCAGCCGCTGGGTGGTAAGGCGCAGTTCGGTGGTCAGCGCTTCGGTGAAATGGAAGTGTGGGCACTTGAAGCTTACGGTGCTGCATACACCCTGCAGGAAATGCTGACAGTGAAATCCGATGATGTGTCGGGCCGCACCAAGGTTTACGAAGCTATCGTCCGCGGTGACGACACCTTCGAAGCTGGTATCCCAGAGTCCTTTAACGTGCTGGTTAAGGAACTGCGTTCGCTCGGGCTCAATGTTGAGCTTGAACAGCGTAATTTCTGA
- the rplL gene encoding 50S ribosomal protein L7/L12, translated as MADLDKIVEELSSLTVLEAAELSKMLEEKWGVSAAAPVAVAGVAAAGGEAAAEEEKDSFDVILEAAGDKKINVIKEVRAITGLGLKEAKDLVEGAPKPVKEGVDKAEAEELKKKLEEAGATVALK; from the coding sequence ATGGCTGATTTGGATAAGATTGTTGAAGAACTGTCGAGCCTCACAGTGCTCGAAGCTGCTGAGCTGTCAAAAATGCTCGAAGAAAAGTGGGGCGTTTCCGCCGCTGCTCCGGTTGCCGTAGCCGGCGTCGCAGCTGCTGGTGGCGAAGCTGCCGCTGAAGAAGAAAAAGACTCCTTTGACGTGATTCTTGAAGCCGCTGGCGACAAGAAGATCAACGTTATTAAGGAAGTTCGTGCCATCACCGGCCTTGGTCTGAAAGAAGCCAAGGACCTGGTCGAAGGCGCGCCGAAGCCCGTCAAGGAAGGCGTGGACAAGGCAGAAGCTGAAGAGCTGAAGAAGAAGCTGGAAGAAGCAGGCGCAACGGTTGCGCTCAAGTAA
- the rplJ gene encoding 50S ribosomal protein L10, with protein MNRAQKAELVASLNQVFAETSIVVVTHYSGLSVAEMTDLRRQMLGAGASLKVTKNRITRLALDGTPYQNIADLFTGPTAIAYSSDPVAAAKVAVEYAKKNEKLVIQGGALGEQILDLDGIKSLATLPSLDELRAKIVGMVNTPATRIAGVLQAPGGQIARVLHAKSQLGEAA; from the coding sequence GTGAACCGAGCACAAAAAGCCGAGCTCGTCGCATCTCTGAATCAGGTGTTCGCAGAAACGTCGATCGTTGTCGTCACCCACTATAGTGGGCTGTCGGTGGCTGAAATGACTGACCTGCGGCGTCAGATGCTGGGTGCCGGAGCAAGCCTTAAAGTGACCAAGAACCGGATCACGCGTCTCGCTCTCGATGGAACGCCGTACCAGAATATCGCAGATCTGTTCACCGGCCCGACGGCTATTGCTTATTCGTCGGACCCGGTGGCTGCTGCGAAAGTTGCTGTGGAATACGCCAAGAAGAATGAGAAATTGGTGATTCAGGGTGGCGCGCTGGGCGAGCAGATTCTTGACCTTGACGGCATCAAGTCGCTGGCAACTCTTCCGAGCCTGGATGAGCTGCGGGCGAAGATCGTCGGTATGGTCAATACCCCTGCAACACGTATTGCCGGTGTGCTTCAGGCACCTGGTGGTCAGATTGCACGGGTTCTGCATGCGAAAAGTCAATTGGGCGAGGCCGCTTGA
- the rplA gene encoding 50S ribosomal protein L1: MGKIGKRLTAARDGIDRVADYSVDDALKLLTERSKTKFDETIEISMNLGVDPRHADQMVRGMVSLPNGTGKTVRVAVFARDAKADEAREAGADIVGAEDLMEAIQKGEMNFDRCIATPDMMAVVGRLGKVLGPRGLMPNPKLGTVTPNVAEAVTNAKAGQVEFRTEKAGVVHAGIGKVSFGGEKLKGNVEAFVDAIMKAKPTGAKGTYVKKISLTSTMGPSVRVDLASVTTQN; encoded by the coding sequence ATGGGTAAAATTGGAAAACGGCTTACAGCCGCACGCGACGGCATTGACCGGGTTGCCGATTATTCGGTCGACGATGCCCTGAAGCTGCTCACAGAGCGCAGCAAGACGAAATTTGACGAGACCATCGAAATCTCGATGAATCTCGGTGTTGATCCGCGTCATGCGGACCAGATGGTGCGCGGCATGGTGTCGCTGCCGAATGGTACCGGCAAGACCGTCCGGGTTGCCGTGTTTGCCCGCGACGCAAAGGCTGATGAAGCCCGCGAAGCCGGGGCTGACATCGTCGGCGCGGAAGACCTGATGGAAGCAATCCAGAAGGGTGAGATGAATTTTGACCGCTGCATCGCAACGCCGGACATGATGGCTGTTGTCGGTCGCCTCGGTAAGGTGCTTGGCCCGCGTGGCCTGATGCCGAACCCGAAGCTCGGGACGGTTACCCCGAATGTTGCGGAAGCCGTCACGAATGCCAAGGCTGGCCAGGTCGAGTTCCGGACTGAAAAGGCCGGGGTCGTTCATGCTGGTATCGGCAAGGTGAGCTTTGGTGGCGAAAAGCTGAAGGGCAATGTCGAGGCTTTTGTTGATGCGATCATGAAAGCCAAGCCGACAGGTGCCAAAGGTACTTATGTAAAGAAGATCAGCCTGACTTCGACCATGGGTCCGAGCGTCCGGGTTGATCTGGCCAGCGTGACGACACAGAACTGA